In the genome of Nitrospirota bacterium, one region contains:
- a CDS encoding rhodanese-like domain-containing protein has product MFFNSNGCQNIGPHDLIKKLETGEDFLLLDVRTPQENAAQAIQGSYLLPLQELGYRIDELPKNKEIVVYCRVGNRSAHACSYLSRMGYKVKNLEGGIMTWNMLENVSMTRAS; this is encoded by the coding sequence ATGTTTTTCAACAGCAATGGATGTCAGAACATAGGACCACATGATCTGATAAAAAAATTAGAAACAGGTGAGGATTTTCTTCTGCTTGATGTACGCACTCCGCAGGAGAACGCTGCGCAGGCGATCCAGGGGTCGTATCTGCTCCCGCTCCAGGAACTCGGCTACCGGATCGACGAGCTGCCGAAAAATAAAGAGATCGTGGTCTACTGCAGGGTCGGGAACAGAAGCGCCCATGCCTGTTCCTATCTTTCGCGCATGGGATACAAGGTAAAAAATCTTGAAGGCGGGATCATGACATGGAACATGCTCGAAAATGTTTCGATGACCAGGGCATCATAA
- a CDS encoding TolC family protein: protein MKSRKCKIARIATYLILITLLTFMAAAYSYAVETLTLDQAIDKALKNNPGLKAADAQVEIADAGVLRSASFFLPKVTVSEIWSRTDSPLMALGTKLNQEIVTSADFDPAVMNDPELISNYNTRLAIVQPVFNGGKEYIGRKQAKISREASVQDRERTRQETIYNVVKAYYGVLLAEEYRKVALQSLETSEANVNLAQARYTAGAVLQSDLLRAKVQLAEVREMATRSRNGVKLATAALNFAMGTPQGNENDFSGTLSTQDVKTDMNAMLDEAAAKRPDLISMELNRKNAEKSVTMARTDYIPSLNLMGQMDWNSDKPAGNDAKSWAVMAVLQWNLFDGLVTRSKVKEALATSSRMRSMEEQTRSGVQLQVRQAYYDLDASLDRISASASAAQEAEEGLRIVQKRYETGMTTFVDVLGAESALIRARTNALQALYDNNIAQAELKLAVGTL from the coding sequence ATGAAAAGCAGGAAGTGCAAAATTGCGCGTATCGCAACATATCTGATATTGATCACGCTGTTGACCTTTATGGCGGCAGCTTACAGCTATGCTGTCGAGACGTTGACCCTCGATCAGGCGATCGACAAGGCGCTCAAGAACAACCCGGGTCTCAAAGCCGCTGATGCGCAGGTCGAAATCGCCGATGCCGGCGTGCTCAGGTCCGCGTCCTTTTTTTTACCCAAGGTGACGGTGTCGGAGATCTGGAGCAGGACGGATAGCCCGCTCATGGCGCTCGGCACCAAGCTGAACCAGGAGATCGTGACTTCCGCGGATTTTGATCCCGCTGTCATGAACGATCCCGAGCTCATTTCGAACTACAATACGAGGCTGGCAATCGTGCAGCCCGTCTTCAACGGCGGAAAAGAATATATCGGAAGAAAACAGGCAAAAATTTCCCGGGAAGCTTCGGTCCAGGACCGCGAGCGGACCCGTCAGGAAACAATCTATAACGTGGTGAAAGCGTACTACGGCGTGCTGCTTGCCGAAGAATATCGCAAGGTAGCGCTCCAGTCGCTCGAAACGAGCGAGGCGAACGTCAACCTCGCGCAGGCGCGATACACGGCAGGGGCCGTTCTCCAGTCCGATCTTTTACGCGCCAAGGTGCAGCTTGCCGAGGTCAGGGAGATGGCAACCCGTTCAAGGAACGGAGTCAAGCTCGCAACAGCGGCGCTCAACTTCGCCATGGGCACGCCGCAGGGCAATGAGAATGATTTTTCCGGGACACTTTCTACACAGGATGTGAAGACCGACATGAACGCCATGCTCGACGAGGCAGCTGCGAAGCGGCCTGACCTCATCTCCATGGAGCTGAACCGCAAAAATGCCGAGAAATCGGTGACCATGGCGCGCACCGATTATATTCCGAGCCTGAACCTCATGGGCCAGATGGATTGGAACAGCGACAAGCCTGCCGGCAATGACGCAAAAAGCTGGGCAGTGATGGCGGTGCTCCAGTGGAACCTTTTCGACGGTCTTGTGACCAGATCGAAAGTGAAGGAAGCGCTCGCGACAAGCAGTAGAATGAGATCGATGGAAGAACAGACCCGATCAGGCGTCCAACTCCAGGTCCGTCAGGCTTATTACGATCTTGACGCATCCCTCGACCGGATCTCGGCATCGGCGTCAGCGGCGCAGGAGGCCGAAGAAGGACTTCGGATCGTCCAGAAGCGTTACGAGACGGGCATGACCACCTTCGTCGATGTACTCGGCGCAGAGAGCGCGCTCATCCGCGCGCGCACGAACGCGCTCCAGGCGCTTTACGATAACAATATTGCACAGGCGGAACTGAAACTGGCTGTGGGAACGTTGTAA